CCAGTTCCCAGGCGGAGCTGCCGTCAAAATCGCCGCTGGGACGGACGTGCAGGTTGCCGCCGCTTTTCTCGAATTCGACATGAAAATTGCTGCTCATGAAAATGCCTCCATTTTCTTAAAAGATCTTCAGTTGAGAATACAGGTGTTGCAGTCCTCTCCCCAGATCACCTGGGATACGGCGCTCAAACTGGCGTTGGCCAGGATGTGCACGGTTTTGTTGTGTTTCTTGCCCAGATTCTTGACGATGGAGCAGGCCGCATGGCTGTTGCAGTTCACCGGGCACAGCACCATATCCGCCCGCTTCAGGCTGGTTTCCAATCCCTTGGCCCCTTTGTTGACGTAGCCGTCATGGTACTCGAAAACGCCGTTGCTGCTTTCGATCAGGTCACGATAAAGGGTCTCCATGCGGGTTACGCCGCCGACAATCAGGATTCGTTTCCTGCAAAGATCGAACGATGGGCAGCTTTTGTCGCAGCGGTTCATGGCGGTCATTTCGGTGATGATGTTGCGCGTCTCCTCCCTGACGCGCCGGTTGATCTTGTGCTGCTGTTCTATCCGCAGAGACAGCTTCCGGTTTTTCTCTTCGTAGGAGACGATTTGTCTTTTTGCCAGATCCAGCTGTTGGCGAAGCGCATCGATCTCGCGCAGCATCGCCGGATCGTTTGGCTCCAGGGCTGCCGCAGAGCCGGGGTATGGTGAGGGGGGGATGGCCTGCTGCAGCTGCGCCTTTTCTCTCCGCTCGGCGGCAAGGGCCGCTTTCAGTTCGTCTTTCTCGCGATGGTGGGCGTTGATTTCTCTTTTCAGATCCCGCCGCTGCCTGGAAAATTCCGCGATTCGCTGCTGCATCTTTTCCATGTCCTGCCGCTGCCGGGACAATTTGCGCTTGAATTGCATCAGCTGTTCGCCGTTCCAGTGCATGATCATGTGAATATCCCCGAAAACGGACCGGCGGCAGGTTAGCGAGAGGTCCGGGCTGACCGCCGTGGCCCACAGGTTGGCCTCGACCTCTCCGGATTCCAGGGCTTCTTTAAAGGTGGCCAGGAAGGAATGGTCGTCGAGTTGGAACAGCACGGCCGCCTGCTTGCCGAATTTACGCTCCAGCAGGTTGTCGATCCTGCGCGAAAGTCGGTTTTCTTTGTCCAGCGAGGCCACCAGGGTCTCGTGCATTTCGAACGGGCCGTCCGATTTTTCGAGCAGGCCCAGTTTCTTTAGCAGGCGCTTTTGTTCGGCAAGGGT
This window of the uncultured Desulfosarcina sp. genome carries:
- a CDS encoding DUF2325 domain-containing protein — encoded protein: MSIQTHDAAVEDNSNQPAESIATGPSRLPIWEVNHCFKCPVVGMCITLAEQKRLLKKLGLLEKSDGPFEMHETLVASLDKENRLSRRIDNLLERKFGKQAAVLFQLDDHSFLATFKEALESGEVEANLWATAVSPDLSLTCRRSVFGDIHMIMHWNGEQLMQFKRKLSRQRQDMEKMQQRIAEFSRQRRDLKREINAHHREKDELKAALAAERREKAQLQQAIPPSPYPGSAAALEPNDPAMLREIDALRQQLDLAKRQIVSYEEKNRKLSLRIEQQHKINRRVREETRNIITEMTAMNRCDKSCPSFDLCRKRILIVGGVTRMETLYRDLIESSNGVFEYHDGYVNKGAKGLETSLKRADMVLCPVNCNSHAACSIVKNLGKKHNKTVHILANASLSAVSQVIWGEDCNTCILN